The stretch of DNA CCTTAAAAAGTGACCTGTGAGCGGTTTTCGGCATGACAAACGGGAGGGGGAGTGTGGATGGTGCCAAAGACGCCGCAGGGTTGCCATAGTGGGCGTTAAGGGCACGATTACAGCGGGCTCTAGAAGAGGCCGTCCGACCTCAAAAAATTCACTTTCAGAGAAAAAAGTTTCTGATAGTAAAAAAAAAATTGGTGCTGTCGCAAACCTTATATCAAATATCCAGCCAGTTAAAAGTTTTAATCACTAAAGGTTAAAGTGTTGAGTCGATCTGACGATATAGCAAATATAAACAATAAAACAATCGTAGGAACAGTGAGATGGATATTTTAGTGCATTCCCAAAGAGAAACAACAAGAAATCCCGAAAAAGGGCACGTTCTATCACGTAAAAACAGCAGCAAAAACGAACGGCGCAAGTCTGCTCGTGATCGCCGCCGGTCCGTAGTTGAAGGAATCGTGGTAAGCCTGTCGACCGCATCAAACAATCGGCGCTCATGCCTTGATCGCCGCCAATTTTTTATCCCGCCCAATATTGTAGAATCCGCACAGCAGAGCTCATCGGGCAGTCGCTTTGTGGATATTGTCGCCTAACTGGGTCAGTTTTTCGGGGTGAGGGGCTGCTGTAGAGGCCCCTTTTTTAAATTCACAACATCAGGCATTACTTTCCCGCAAACATTTAGTATCATAGCAACCGGTTCCTGACGGTAATGTCGGGAATCGTCAAAAAATCAACCCAACCAACCCATGGTTTTCCGTGTCATAAAATATGGATGTAGTAGTTGCTAAAAAATTAGAAAAAAACTTCGGCCAGCGCCAGGCGCTTGGCGGTATTGATTTTACCGTCGATACAGGCGAGTGCCTGGGCTTTTTGGGTCCAAATGGCGCCGGCAAGACCACCACAATCCAGATTATTCTCGGCCTGGTTGAGAAAACGGCAGGTGAACTTACGGTCTTCGGGCAGGAAATTCCCGAGCAGCTCAGGCAGATTAAATCGAGGGTTGGAGTTGTACCTCAAAATGATAATCTTGATACTGATCTTACTGTGCTGGAAAACCTGATCACCTACGCATCCTACTACAATCTGGTGGGTGCCAAGGCGCGGCATCGATCAGAGGAGTTGCTGGAGTTTTTTGCGCTTGAGAATAGGCGTAATGATGTTATTGACCATCTCTCCGGCGGCCAGCGCAGAAGGTTGTTGCTGGCCCGGGCCTTGGTGCATGATCCGGAGCTTTTGATTCTTGATGAGCCGACAGTGGGGCTTGATCCCCAGGCTCGCTATCTGATCTGGCAGCGACTCAAGAGGCTTAAGGATGAGGGTGTCACCATGATGTTGACCAGTCACTACATGGATGAAGTAGCACGTTTAAGCGACAGGGTTATAATTCTTGACCAGGGAAAGGTGATTGTTGAGGGTGAGCCCGGTCGTCTGGTGAAAGATCTTGTTGGTGTCGATGTTTTTGAGTTGGTCTGTTCTGCCGAAGATGCCCGGCAACTGGCAAAAGTTGCCGAGCATTGTGGCGCGCGAAGCGAGATAATGCCTGAAGGGATATTTTTGTACATGCAAAAGGATTGTCCTGAGGTTGATGCTCTCATCCGACCGTATCCGCAGTGGTTGCGAAGGCCGGCTAATCTCGAAGATCTGTTTATTCAACTAACCGGAAGATCGCTTCATGAATCATAGAATTGGCATGGGTGTTATCCGAGTCGTCTGTAGAAACGGCAGAGTCTGGCGAAAGTATATTGTTTCGAGCCTGGTGGGTAATCTTGGGCAACCCTTACTTTTTCTCCTGGCTTTTGGCTTTGGTGTGGGGCAAAGGATTGAACTTGTTGAGGGCTACTCCTATCTTCAGTTTATTGCCCCAGGGCTGGCGGCTTCAGCTGTTATGTACAGTGCGGCATTTGAGACTACCTATGGCTCATATACCAGATTGTCGACCCAAAGTACCTTTGAAGGAATATTGATGACCCCGGTAACGGTCGAAGAGATAGCGGTTGGGGAGATTATCTGGGGGGCCCTTAAAGGTCTTATTTCGGGAGTGGTGATGATCCTGGCTATGCCGCTTTTCGGGTTGTGGCCCTCACCATGGGTAGTGGCTTTATTGCCGGTTCTATTTATTGCCGGAATGGTCTTTTCTGCACTTGGCCTTATTATGACAGCTCTGGCCAGGAGTTATGAGTTTTTTAACTATTTTATTTCACTTGTGATTACGCCCTTGTTTTTGTTTTCCGGCATATTCTTCTCGCTGCGGGAGTTGCCTGTTCTGACGCGAAGTTTCCTGGAGTGTGTGCCGTTAACGCCAGTTGTCAGTCTTTCGAGAATGTTCTGCTATGGAGATTTTTCTGGAAATATAGTGGGAAGGTCTCTTTATGTCATGGCCTTTGCCGCAGTGGCAACGCTGATTGCAACACTGCTTCTCCGGCGACGTCTGATTAAGTAGGTAGCTGTTAGCATTTAGCCGTTAGCTGTTAGTTTTAAAGCTAAAGGCTAATAGCTAAAAGCTAATTCCCTGTGCTATTTTTTCAGCGCTTTACGTCAACCAGCGCTGTTCGGATTGAAGTAGAGAGGGTAGCGAGGGAGAAGGGCTTGTTCAGCAGGGATTTTACGCCAAGTTCATGTAACCGCTCGTCAGAGAGCGTGGGGCTGAGTTGCTTGCCTGTGCAGAGAATGATTGGCAGTTCCGGGTTTGTAGTAAGTAACATTTTGGCTAATCTCAGGCCTGTCATGCCTGGCATAGTAATGTCTGTTAGCACAATATCGATGCTATCTTTGTTCTGTAGGTATATCTCCAGGGCCTCTGGACCATTTTTGGCCGATGTTGTTTTATAGCCAAGTTTACTAAGCGTTTGGGCCATAATCATAAGAATCGCCGGTTCATCATCAACGAGCAGGATGTGTTCTGTGCCGGTGAACATTTCAATGTCTTCGCCGAGCTCCTCTTTAACATCTACAGAGGCTACGGGAAACTGAACGACAAAACGCGAACCTTTATTTAGTTGGCTTTCAGCGAAGATCGATCCGCCGTGGCCGGTCACAATGCCATGAACAACTGCGAGGCCCATTCCGGTTCCTTCTCCTGCTTCTTTAGTGGTGAAGTAGGGGTCGAAAATTTTAGCCAGAATGCCCGGTGTCATGCCAAAGCCGGTATCCTCAACAGCCAGCTCCACGAAATTGCTTGTTATGACTTGTTGGCGGGGAGTTGTTTCATTGTCGTGTTTGGCCGGGCGAAGTGAAATGGTTAATTTGTTGGTAAGCTCAGTCGTGCGAGCATGTACGATCGACTCAAGGTTGTTCCGGTACTGTTCCAGTTCGGTTTCAATTTTTTTGCGGGCGGTAATATCTTGTAAGATACTAATAATGGTCTTTGATGATTGACTTTCAACCAGAATAAACGTTGCCATCAGAAAGATGCTGTTTATCTGAAAGGGCACTTTCTCGCCTATCGTTACCGGTGAGGTGTGCCTCACTTCCTGAAGCGCATCGGTGAGCAGTGCTTGGTCGGCATCCTGGAAAAAGCTGATAAAATTTTCAGAAAGGATCTGCTCCTCAGGGCGTCCGAGGATGGCCGCTGCTGAAGGATTGACATAGACAACCTTGTGCTCAAAGGTGAGTTCAATGAAGCCTTCAGCCATGTGGTTGAGAGTTGTTTCGAAATGTTTTTTAAAGGAAGTTTTCCATTAGCTTGAGGATTACAGGGTTGTTGTCGACAGCGAGAATCTTTTTCATGGTATCTGTCCTTTAGTTGTTCATCAGTATAGCATGAAAAATAGAAGTAATGGCAAGTGATTAATTGAAGATTCCCATCTGTTCTATCGATCAAGTTAAGCGGTGTATGTTTCTCTGCTCACGGAAGAGATCTCCAGTAGCTCAATAGAACGAGTAACTCCAACAAAAGAATGAAATGAGCAAATCCGGTACAGTCTTGCGCATAACAGTAGTTGCTGTAACATTTATGCTTTTTGGGCACCTCTTAAGTCGCGATTATTTTGTTGAATCCTTGCAGGTGCGGGAACATCAGGTTTTGGCCCGCAGTTCGGGGACTAGTTTTCTCGGGGTCTATTTTAAAAATGAGCGCATTGGCTACGTTAAAAATTATTTTTCAGTTGCAGATGACGGGGCGATCTCTCTTGAACAGGAAGCTCTTCTCCAACTCAATATACTTGGTGAGAACCATCTGGTTCAGATGGAGGGCTCAGCGCTTTTATCACAAACGTATCTTCTGCAATCCTTTACCTTTCAGATTGAAGCCCCCTTCTACACATCGAATATAAGCGGCAGCGTTGATGGCACCGATATTAAGTTGACAATTTTGACTGGTAAAGATGAAATCCATGATGTTATTCACCTGAAAAGCCCGCCATTTTTCGCAACGAACCGCAGGGCCTATCTTTTACATGACGATTTAACGGTTGGCCAAAAGGTGAAAATTCCTTATTTTGACCCAATTTCACTTGCCGGTCAGGATACGATAGTTGAATATAAAGGCCGTGAAAAAATTTTAATTAATGGTCGGGTTTTTAACCTGCATAAATTTGAGGAGGTCTTTTCCGGGGTCAGGGTGAAGAGTTGGCTTAATGATAAGGGTGAGGTCGTTAAGGAAGAGTCCCCGGCCGGGTTTGTTTTTCTTGCCGAACCGGAATTTAAAGCAAAAAATATTGCCGAAGCTACCAGCGAGATCCTCTCAGCAGTATCGATACCGATAGAAGGGCAACTTACTGATGTTGCCAGTTTAAACGGTTTGCGTCTGGGTATTGAACTTCCCGAACCGGAGGTATTTGATCTCAATGGTGATCGACAGAGTTTTGATGGCGCTGTTCTGACAATCAGCAAAGAGGTTTTCAGTGAAGATGCCCAGCTCTGTACTGGTAAGGCAGAAGAGTTGGCGGCAACTGCCTATGTTCAGGCTCACCATCCCATGATTGGGGCTGTTGTCAGTCAGACGATAGTAGGTGAGAGTTCGGGGATTGCCAAGGTTCGTAAACTGGCAGACTGGGTCTATTCAAATATTGAAAAGCGCCCTGTGCTCGGTATTCCAGACGCGCTGAGTGTGCTGGCTTCCAGGAAGGGGGATTGCAATGAACATGCTGCCCTGTTTGCTGCCTTGGCCAGAAACGCCGGGATTCCCACCAGAATTGCCGCAGGTGTCGTCTATCATCAGGGTGCTTTTTATTACCATGCCTGGAACGAGATCTGTGCTGGAGAGCGCTGGATCAGTCTCGACACGACCAAAAATCAGTTTCCTGCCGATGTGAGTCATGTGAAATTTATAGAAGGGGAGATTGCTGAGCAGGTAAAAATAGGTGCGCTGCTTGGTCGTCTGAAAATAAGGCTTAAGGAATAAGCGCCGGCCAGGATAGTTAAACTGGGGGCTTGAAACCAGGAACATAAGTTGGAAGAGCAT from Desulfobulbaceae bacterium encodes:
- a CDS encoding ABC transporter ATP-binding protein, which encodes MDVVVAKKLEKNFGQRQALGGIDFTVDTGECLGFLGPNGAGKTTTIQIILGLVEKTAGELTVFGQEIPEQLRQIKSRVGVVPQNDNLDTDLTVLENLITYASYYNLVGAKARHRSEELLEFFALENRRNDVIDHLSGGQRRRLLLARALVHDPELLILDEPTVGLDPQARYLIWQRLKRLKDEGVTMMLTSHYMDEVARLSDRVIILDQGKVIVEGEPGRLVKDLVGVDVFELVCSAEDARQLAKVAEHCGARSEIMPEGIFLYMQKDCPEVDALIRPYPQWLRRPANLEDLFIQLTGRSLHES
- a CDS encoding ABC transporter permease — encoded protein: MNHRIGMGVIRVVCRNGRVWRKYIVSSLVGNLGQPLLFLLAFGFGVGQRIELVEGYSYLQFIAPGLAASAVMYSAAFETTYGSYTRLSTQSTFEGILMTPVTVEEIAVGEIIWGALKGLISGVVMILAMPLFGLWPSPWVVALLPVLFIAGMVFSALGLIMTALARSYEFFNYFISLVITPLFLFSGIFFSLRELPVLTRSFLECVPLTPVVSLSRMFCYGDFSGNIVGRSLYVMAFAAVATLIATLLLRRRLIK
- a CDS encoding response regulator translates to MAEGFIELTFEHKVVYVNPSAAAILGRPEEQILSENFISFFQDADQALLTDALQEVRHTSPVTIGEKVPFQINSIFLMATFILVESQSSKTIISILQDITARKKIETELEQYRNNLESIVHARTTELTNKLTISLRPAKHDNETTPRQQVITSNFVELAVEDTGFGMTPGILAKIFDPYFTTKEAGEGTGMGLAVVHGIVTGHGGSIFAESQLNKGSRFVVQFPVASVDVKEELGEDIEMFTGTEHILLVDDEPAILMIMAQTLSKLGYKTTSAKNGPEALEIYLQNKDSIDIVLTDITMPGMTGLRLAKMLLTTNPELPIILCTGKQLSPTLSDERLHELGVKSLLNKPFSLATLSTSIRTALVDVKR
- a CDS encoding transglutaminase domain-containing protein, whose protein sequence is MSKSGTVLRITVVAVTFMLFGHLLSRDYFVESLQVREHQVLARSSGTSFLGVYFKNERIGYVKNYFSVADDGAISLEQEALLQLNILGENHLVQMEGSALLSQTYLLQSFTFQIEAPFYTSNISGSVDGTDIKLTILTGKDEIHDVIHLKSPPFFATNRRAYLLHDDLTVGQKVKIPYFDPISLAGQDTIVEYKGREKILINGRVFNLHKFEEVFSGVRVKSWLNDKGEVVKEESPAGFVFLAEPEFKAKNIAEATSEILSAVSIPIEGQLTDVASLNGLRLGIELPEPEVFDLNGDRQSFDGAVLTISKEVFSEDAQLCTGKAEELAATAYVQAHHPMIGAVVSQTIVGESSGIAKVRKLADWVYSNIEKRPVLGIPDALSVLASRKGDCNEHAALFAALARNAGIPTRIAAGVVYHQGAFYYHAWNEICAGERWISLDTTKNQFPADVSHVKFIEGEIAEQVKIGALLGRLKIRLKE